In one Flavobacteriales bacterium genomic region, the following are encoded:
- a CDS encoding gliding motility-associated C-terminal domain-containing protein codes for MRTAYLLIGSLLAVPALAQEDCGVSYSVVAISCGGANDGELTVTGGGGANLTYLWDHAPGLNAPTATGLGPGIYNVLVTGDDGCETFLTETLVEPDVVIDGILTYCPSAPPVLTATPVGGFNPIDYLWTSNDIGPVVQVVPGTTGAFTVTATDANGCAATDQVNLVELTPPFAVPVMVDSACQNLAFLVNTLATNGDSLVWRWSGGGFSNARDPLIAFANSGWQYVTLQAFDLDGCGNIPVLDSIYIRPQVPAIFTARQIPCRPIVEITLGSTADSCAFFIGDSLVTHDCAAYFQWDHRLYREYTYTLFATQANNCNDTLQALVDVRTEPTLFLANTFTPNEDGINDRWPTRVDVPELGYELRLYNRWGESIWSTTNPQEQWDGAGVPMGVYIYTMKMRDPCSPTNEIVKRGHLTIFR; via the coding sequence ATGCGCACCGCCTACCTGCTCATCGGCTCACTGCTGGCCGTTCCTGCGCTGGCCCAAGAGGATTGCGGCGTCAGCTACAGTGTGGTCGCCATCTCCTGCGGCGGGGCGAATGATGGGGAACTCACCGTCACCGGTGGCGGCGGAGCCAACCTCACCTATCTGTGGGACCATGCCCCCGGGCTGAATGCGCCCACCGCAACCGGACTCGGTCCCGGCATCTATAATGTATTGGTCACAGGCGATGACGGCTGCGAGACCTTCCTCACGGAGACGCTCGTGGAGCCGGATGTGGTCATCGACGGCATCCTCACGTACTGCCCTTCGGCTCCGCCGGTGCTCACGGCTACGCCCGTTGGGGGCTTCAATCCCATCGATTACCTCTGGACCAGCAATGATATCGGTCCTGTTGTGCAGGTGGTGCCCGGCACTACCGGCGCATTCACGGTCACGGCCACCGATGCCAACGGATGCGCCGCAACGGACCAGGTGAACCTGGTGGAGCTCACGCCCCCGTTCGCCGTGCCCGTGATGGTGGACAGCGCCTGCCAGAACCTGGCATTCCTGGTCAACACCTTGGCCACCAACGGGGATTCTCTGGTGTGGCGCTGGAGCGGAGGCGGATTCAGCAATGCCCGCGATCCGCTGATCGCCTTCGCCAACAGCGGCTGGCAGTACGTGACCCTGCAAGCCTTCGACCTCGATGGATGCGGGAATATCCCGGTGCTCGACAGCATCTACATCCGGCCCCAGGTTCCGGCCATCTTCACCGCCCGGCAGATTCCCTGCAGGCCGATCGTGGAGATCACGCTCGGAAGCACGGCCGACTCCTGCGCATTCTTCATCGGCGACAGCCTGGTCACGCACGACTGTGCGGCCTACTTCCAATGGGACCACCGGCTCTATCGGGAGTACACCTACACGCTCTTCGCCACGCAGGCGAACAACTGCAACGACACCTTGCAGGCGCTCGTTGATGTGCGCACCGAACCTACGCTCTTCCTCGCCAACACCTTCACGCCCAACGAGGATGGCATCAACGACCGGTGGCCCACCCGGGTCGATGTCCCTGAGCTGGGTTACGAGCTCAGGCTCTACAACCGGTGGGGCGAGAGCATCTGGAGCACCACGAATCCCCAGGAGCAATGGGATGGGGCGGGGGTACCCATGGGCGTATACATCTACACGATGAAGATGCGCGACCCATGCTCGCCGACGAACGAGATCGTCAAGCGGGGGCATCTCACCATCTTCCGGTGA
- a CDS encoding gliding motility-associated C-terminal domain-containing protein: protein MRSIAMPLLLLNGFALAQLPACDVVLSGTPITCPGDDDATLSVGIVSGGPYTYSWAHDNTATGTTVGGLAPGAYSVFVTDGATCESSLDTLILDPVVPPLGNVAITHISCTGESDGAFTLTLGPGGPFTWFWTHDPTNTSLTLTGMPGNNYAAVIVPPVGCNSVIAFTLGDPDVTITGDPLTYCPSGPPLLTAQLEYGFEPDVYEWSTGALTPVLQVEPGTSGTITLTATDTTTGCVATDQVDVLELPAPFASMAAPDTACQFLQVLATTVVTDADSLVWRWGNEGFSNERDPLVAFAAGGWQPISLQPFAASGCGNVPVEDSVWVTPRLPAEFTVVQVPCSPAVEVRLSSVADSCAFFIGDSLVTTDCGAFFRWDHRRYALYDYVFYSTQPNRCDDTASVRLDVRTEPTLFLANAFTPNDDGYNDRWPDRVDVSDYGYELRVFNRWGQVVWETNDPAAQWDGGGSPMGVYAYTMRMRDPCQPTAEVSRTGHFTLFR, encoded by the coding sequence ATGCGATCGATCGCGATGCCGCTGCTGCTGTTGAACGGCTTTGCCCTTGCGCAGCTGCCGGCATGCGATGTGGTGCTCAGCGGCACGCCCATCACCTGTCCCGGCGATGATGACGCCACGCTCTCGGTGGGCATCGTCTCCGGCGGCCCATACACCTATTCCTGGGCGCATGACAATACCGCCACGGGCACCACGGTGGGGGGCTTGGCGCCCGGTGCCTATTCGGTCTTCGTCACCGATGGCGCCACGTGCGAATCCAGCCTGGACACGCTCATTCTCGACCCCGTGGTGCCCCCGCTGGGGAACGTGGCCATCACGCATATCTCCTGCACCGGTGAGTCTGACGGCGCCTTCACCCTCACCTTGGGTCCGGGCGGTCCGTTCACCTGGTTCTGGACCCATGACCCCACCAATACCAGCCTCACCCTCACGGGGATGCCGGGCAATAACTACGCGGCGGTGATCGTGCCGCCGGTGGGATGCAACTCGGTCATCGCCTTCACGCTCGGCGATCCGGACGTCACCATCACCGGAGATCCGCTCACCTATTGCCCGAGCGGGCCGCCGCTGCTCACCGCCCAGCTCGAGTACGGATTCGAGCCGGACGTCTACGAATGGAGCACCGGGGCCCTCACCCCGGTCCTGCAGGTGGAGCCGGGAACATCCGGCACCATCACGCTCACCGCCACCGATACCACCACGGGATGCGTGGCCACCGATCAGGTGGATGTGCTGGAGTTGCCGGCGCCCTTCGCCTCCATGGCCGCTCCCGATACGGCCTGCCAGTTCCTCCAGGTACTCGCGACGACGGTGGTAACCGATGCCGATTCCCTCGTCTGGCGGTGGGGGAATGAGGGCTTCAGCAACGAGCGCGACCCCTTGGTTGCGTTTGCGGCCGGAGGCTGGCAGCCCATCTCGCTCCAGCCCTTCGCTGCATCCGGCTGCGGCAACGTGCCGGTGGAGGACAGTGTTTGGGTGACCCCCAGGCTTCCCGCCGAATTCACCGTAGTCCAGGTGCCTTGCTCGCCTGCTGTGGAGGTACGCCTGAGCAGTGTGGCGGATTCGTGCGCCTTTTTCATCGGTGATAGCCTGGTGACGACCGATTGCGGAGCCTTCTTCCGGTGGGACCACCGGCGCTACGCCCTGTACGATTACGTGTTCTACAGCACCCAGCCCAACCGGTGCGACGATACCGCATCGGTGAGGCTGGATGTCCGCACGGAGCCCACCTTGTTCCTCGCCAATGCGTTCACCCCGAACGATGACGGGTACAATGACCGCTGGCCCGATCGCGTGGATGTTTCCGACTACGGCTACGAGCTGCGCGTGTTCAATCGTTGGGGCCAGGTGGTTTGGGAGACCAATGACCCTGCCGCTCAGTGGGATGGGGGAGGCAGCCCCATGGGGGTTTACGCCTACACCATGCGCATGCGCGACCCCTGCCAGCCCACCGCCGAGGTGTCCCGCACTGGCCATTTCACCCTATTCCGGTAA
- a CDS encoding geranylgeranylglycerol-phosphate geranylgeranyltransferase: MIDLLRLARPLNLLIIALTMALIRYGLVLGYLERGLHQFLRESGTGLERADLQLAPGFGPQLPLPFFLLLVASVVLIAAAGNIINDYFDTRIDRINKPGQVIVGRSVKRRVAMAAHLALSGAGLLCGAIVAWRTGQWPLLIIPAFAIGALWWYSTSFKRQLIIGNGTVATLTALVPLTAGLYEIPALQRSFAAHSVIALPDGSRFRMEGGFLELWHWVLGFAAFAFIASLVRELQKDMADVKGDEAEGCRTIPIAWGMRWAKAIALVHIGILIVALLLIRMWFLRDPLSYWYIGIGIIGPLLLSAGFTYNAATRAEHLRAGNLMKAAMVTGAGFAALVRFLP; encoded by the coding sequence ATGATCGACCTCCTGCGCCTCGCCCGTCCGCTGAACCTGCTGATCATCGCACTGACCATGGCCCTGATCCGCTATGGGCTGGTGCTCGGTTACCTGGAGCGCGGCCTGCACCAGTTCCTGCGGGAGAGCGGCACGGGCCTCGAGCGCGCCGATCTCCAGCTCGCCCCGGGCTTCGGCCCCCAGCTCCCGCTGCCGTTCTTCCTGCTGCTGGTGGCCAGCGTGGTGCTCATCGCGGCGGCCGGCAACATCATCAACGACTATTTCGACACGCGCATCGACCGCATCAACAAGCCCGGGCAGGTGATCGTGGGGCGCTCGGTGAAGCGCAGGGTGGCCATGGCCGCACATCTTGCGCTGAGCGGCGCCGGACTGCTCTGCGGCGCGATCGTGGCCTGGCGCACGGGACAATGGCCGTTGCTCATCATCCCGGCATTTGCCATAGGGGCCCTCTGGTGGTACAGCACATCCTTCAAGCGCCAGCTCATCATCGGCAATGGCACTGTGGCCACGCTCACCGCCTTGGTGCCGCTCACGGCCGGCCTTTACGAGATCCCAGCATTGCAGCGGTCGTTCGCCGCCCACAGTGTCATCGCGCTCCCGGACGGTAGCCGCTTCCGGATGGAAGGCGGCTTCCTCGAGCTGTGGCACTGGGTGCTGGGATTCGCAGCCTTCGCGTTCATCGCTTCGCTGGTGCGCGAGTTGCAGAAGGACATGGCCGATGTCAAGGGCGATGAGGCCGAGGGCTGCCGCACCATCCCCATCGCATGGGGGATGCGCTGGGCGAAGGCCATCGCGCTCGTGCATATCGGCATCCTCATCGTGGCGCTCCTCCTCATCCGCATGTGGTTCCTCCGCGATCCGCTCTCCTACTGGTACATCGGCATCGGCATCATCGGGCCGTTGCTGCTCTCGGCCGGCTTCACCTACAATGCCGCAACGCGTGCCGAGCACCTCCGCGCCGGCAACCTGATGAAGGCGGCCATGGTCACGGGCGCCGGATTCGCCGCCCTTGTGCGTTTCCTTCCTTGA
- a CDS encoding MBL fold metallo-hydrolase, with protein MITITFHGAAGTVTGSKHLLELRRSDGTVTRALLDCGMFQGEGLKDGTGKDRNRRFGFDPRSIDVLVLSHAHIDHSGLIPRLVKEGFKGAIWSTPATRDLCAIMLEDSARIQEYDYAYDAKRARERGQPLSEEGPLYTVEDVKPAMALFQCEDYDKPFSIAPGLSVVFTDTGHILGSAAIHVEADDGEHRQRITFTGDVGRYVDRLLPEPATFPQADLIICESTYGDRDHAAVAEAEEELLRHVREVCVDRGGRLIIPAFSIGKTQEILYTLNALANAGRLPRLPVFVDSPLAISATDIVRRYDALFRPEVRAELHRDPDLFSFPGVEFVRSPERSKQLNALKKPCIIVAASGMMEAGRVRHHLLHGLPDPANGVLAVGFCAPGTLGADLLDGFEEVRIFRERVPVRASIARMEFYSAHADRGELIRFLSCQDPAKVKRLFLVHGVERSVMGLKERVLAHGFKGVSTPRRGESFVL; from the coding sequence ATGATCACCATCACCTTCCATGGAGCGGCAGGCACCGTCACCGGCAGCAAGCACCTGTTGGAGCTCCGGCGGAGCGACGGCACCGTGACGCGCGCGCTGCTGGACTGCGGGATGTTCCAGGGAGAGGGGCTGAAGGACGGCACCGGCAAGGACCGCAACCGACGGTTCGGCTTCGATCCGCGGTCCATCGATGTGCTGGTGCTCAGCCATGCCCACATCGACCACAGCGGACTCATCCCGCGCCTGGTGAAGGAAGGCTTCAAGGGCGCCATCTGGAGCACGCCGGCCACCCGCGACCTCTGCGCCATCATGCTGGAGGACAGCGCACGGATCCAGGAGTACGATTACGCCTATGATGCGAAGCGGGCTCGGGAGCGCGGTCAGCCGCTATCGGAGGAGGGGCCGCTCTACACGGTGGAGGATGTGAAGCCGGCGATGGCCCTGTTCCAGTGCGAGGACTATGACAAACCGTTCTCCATTGCTCCGGGGCTGAGCGTCGTCTTCACCGATACCGGCCACATCCTGGGCAGCGCCGCCATCCACGTCGAAGCGGATGACGGAGAGCACCGCCAGCGGATCACCTTCACCGGCGATGTTGGCCGCTATGTGGACCGGCTGCTTCCCGAGCCGGCGACCTTCCCACAGGCCGATCTCATCATCTGCGAGAGCACCTATGGCGACCGGGACCATGCCGCGGTTGCGGAAGCCGAAGAGGAGCTGCTCCGGCATGTGCGCGAGGTGTGCGTGGACCGCGGGGGGCGCCTGATCATCCCCGCCTTCAGCATCGGCAAGACGCAGGAGATCCTGTACACCCTCAACGCCCTGGCCAATGCCGGCCGGCTGCCGCGCCTTCCGGTCTTCGTGGACAGCCCCCTGGCCATCAGCGCCACCGACATCGTACGGCGCTACGATGCCCTGTTCCGGCCAGAGGTGCGGGCAGAGCTACACCGCGATCCGGACCTCTTCAGCTTCCCGGGCGTCGAATTCGTGCGGAGCCCTGAACGCAGCAAGCAACTCAACGCGCTGAAGAAGCCCTGTATCATCGTTGCGGCCAGCGGCATGATGGAGGCAGGCCGCGTCCGCCACCACCTGCTGCACGGCCTGCCCGATCCGGCGAATGGCGTCCTCGCGGTCGGCTTCTGCGCCCCCGGCACCTTGGGCGCCGATCTGCTCGATGGCTTCGAGGAGGTACGGATCTTCAGGGAGCGGGTGCCGGTTCGTGCTTCCATCGCACGCATGGAGTTCTATAGCGCCCATGCCGATCGCGGCGAGCTCATCCGGTTCCTCTCCTGCCAGGATCCGGCCAAGGTGAAGCGGCTGTTCCTGGTGCACGGGGTGGAGCGGTCGGTGATGGGCTTGAAGGAGCGCGTCCTGGCGCATGGGTTCAAAGGTGTTTCCACCCCCCGGCGCGGTGAGTCCTTTGTCCTGTGA
- a CDS encoding PKD domain-containing protein, protein MTMRWLLGLCFALLVQNRSAAQCGATIATFPYQEGFEAGPSWTSGGTNSDWAWGIPAHPLISTAGEGLRSWCVGGLTGSFYNYSQQSWLVGPCFDFSALQYPVVSFRIFWECERTYDGLGFQYSLDGGTTWANAGSMADAPDCLDANWFNAASITNLNQGAPGMGWSGRVGATVGACTGGQGSGQWVTASQCLAFLAGEPSVRFRFVFGAGSTCNSYDGVAIDDVRISEAPIEQDLAVQYTCFGDTLSITGMQTCAESWVWDFDDPASGAANTSTDLAPSHVFSAPGSYEVSVTLSYGCRSQRTLSLSILILGFSITSEGPSCAGNDGSASAEVTGAVGPVTYTWPIPGADTPEVTGLGAGTYYVQATSPGACPTGGWVTLAPPPDAPEAVVSVEPVTCNGGSDGSASIAVAGGSPPYAFNWAPPVSAASDAVGLPAGTYTCTITDAAACSITLTAVVAEPATLAVTAQGDTAVCAGASLVLEAVAIGGTAPYSFAWLPEGPAITPAVSGAYAVTVTDANGCMSGQDAVQVAVGSVASPSFTMDTLAGCAPLCVAFNTASPQGTLTWNLGDGTVIGAGQAFTHCYGDAGSYSVALTVTDNAGCSATWASPDTLHVSASPVAAFSADPPVTTIGEPEVTFFDLSSGATGWAWTFGDTALTGSTAPSPAVSFPAVGCYPVQLVVSNPQGCTDTATHLLCVEDEFAAWIPNAFTPNGDGFNDSWGIITTVGTPRAFELLVFDRWGGLLFSASEKGMLWDGTARGAEVPLGVYPWRLRLIDTQGFQRERSGHVVLVR, encoded by the coding sequence ATGACGATGCGATGGTTATTGGGGCTGTGCTTCGCACTGCTGGTGCAGAATCGTTCAGCTGCCCAGTGCGGTGCTACGATCGCCACCTTTCCCTATCAGGAGGGCTTTGAGGCCGGCCCCTCTTGGACGAGCGGAGGCACCAACAGCGATTGGGCGTGGGGCATCCCTGCGCATCCTCTCATCAGCACCGCGGGGGAGGGCCTTCGCAGCTGGTGCGTCGGAGGACTTACGGGATCGTTCTACAACTACAGCCAGCAGAGCTGGCTGGTGGGGCCATGCTTCGACTTCTCGGCCCTTCAGTACCCGGTGGTTTCATTCCGGATCTTCTGGGAGTGCGAGCGCACCTATGATGGGCTGGGCTTCCAGTACTCGCTCGATGGCGGGACCACCTGGGCCAATGCGGGGTCGATGGCCGATGCGCCGGATTGCCTGGATGCGAATTGGTTCAACGCGGCCAGCATCACCAATCTCAATCAAGGCGCGCCCGGCATGGGATGGTCGGGCCGAGTGGGGGCCACCGTGGGCGCATGCACAGGCGGGCAGGGAAGCGGCCAATGGGTGACCGCCTCGCAATGCCTTGCATTCCTGGCTGGCGAGCCCAGTGTGCGGTTCCGATTCGTCTTCGGGGCCGGTAGCACGTGCAACAGCTACGATGGCGTCGCCATCGATGATGTGCGCATCAGCGAAGCGCCCATTGAGCAGGATCTGGCAGTGCAGTATACGTGCTTCGGAGATACCCTTTCCATCACCGGCATGCAGACCTGTGCGGAGAGCTGGGTATGGGATTTCGACGACCCGGCTTCAGGCGCCGCCAATACCAGCACTGATCTCGCGCCAAGTCACGTCTTTTCCGCGCCGGGCAGCTACGAGGTGTCCGTCACCCTTTCCTATGGCTGCCGCTCGCAGCGCACGCTGTCCCTGTCCATTCTCATCCTGGGCTTCTCCATCACCAGCGAGGGTCCTTCATGCGCGGGCAACGATGGCAGTGCCTCCGCAGAGGTCACCGGTGCGGTGGGACCTGTCACCTACACGTGGCCGATTCCCGGTGCCGATACGCCTGAGGTCACCGGCCTAGGTGCCGGAACCTATTACGTGCAGGCTACCAGCCCGGGCGCATGCCCCACCGGAGGCTGGGTCACGCTGGCTCCGCCGCCGGATGCTCCGGAGGCGGTGGTCAGCGTGGAGCCGGTCACCTGCAACGGTGGTTCGGACGGGAGCGCGTCCATCGCCGTTGCAGGCGGAAGTCCGCCTTACGCCTTCAATTGGGCACCCCCCGTCAGTGCTGCATCCGATGCCGTGGGACTGCCCGCTGGAACCTACACCTGCACCATTACCGATGCGGCAGCCTGCAGCATCACGCTGACGGCGGTGGTGGCCGAGCCTGCCACCTTGGCCGTCACCGCACAGGGCGACACGGCAGTTTGCGCCGGAGCGTCGCTGGTGCTTGAGGCCGTCGCGATTGGCGGGACCGCCCCTTATTCCTTCGCTTGGCTGCCCGAGGGTCCGGCCATTACGCCGGCCGTGAGCGGTGCCTATGCGGTGACCGTTACGGATGCCAACGGCTGCATGTCCGGTCAGGATGCGGTGCAGGTGGCAGTCGGCTCCGTGGCTTCGCCTTCCTTCACCATGGATACCCTGGCCGGCTGCGCGCCGCTGTGCGTGGCTTTCAATACGGCTTCTCCCCAAGGGACCCTCACGTGGAACCTTGGCGATGGCACGGTGATCGGTGCTGGCCAGGCGTTCACGCACTGCTACGGCGATGCAGGCTCCTATTCGGTTGCGCTCACGGTAACGGATAATGCGGGATGCAGCGCCACTTGGGCGAGCCCGGACACCCTGCATGTGTCCGCTTCGCCGGTAGCGGCTTTCAGCGCGGATCCGCCGGTCACCACCATCGGGGAGCCCGAGGTGACCTTCTTCGACCTATCCTCCGGGGCCACCGGTTGGGCTTGGACTTTCGGTGACACCGCACTCACAGGAAGCACGGCCCCTTCGCCTGCCGTCTCCTTTCCCGCGGTGGGCTGCTACCCTGTGCAGCTCGTGGTTTCCAATCCGCAGGGCTGCACGGATACCGCCACCCATCTGCTCTGCGTGGAGGATGAGTTCGCCGCCTGGATTCCCAATGCCTTCACCCCCAACGGGGATGGATTCAATGACTCCTGGGGCATTATCACCACCGTGGGCACCCCGCGCGCTTTCGAATTGCTCGTGTTCGACCGCTGGGGCGGATTGCTATTCAGCGCTTCCGAGAAGGGGATGCTCTGGGACGGAACCGCCCGCGGGGCCGAGGTTCCGCTGGGAGTCTATCCGTGGCGGCTGCGGCTCATCGATACCCAAGGCTTCCAGCGCGAGCGCTCGGGGCACGTGGTGCTGGTGCGGTGA
- a CDS encoding Maf family protein encodes MTAPPLFPWRLILASASPRRRQLLQGLDLAVEITSVDVDETPPPGMPEDQVAEHLARKKAHAWKGDLAPDQVLITADTTVLLDDAGGPHLLNKPADEADARRMLAMLAGRTHRVITGVCLRTASGAQSLADIAMVRFRDLRPEEIAYYVERHHPLDKAGAYGVQDWIGYTAVDRIEGSFYTVMGLPMHRVYQALQALPPPH; translated from the coding sequence ATGACCGCTCCTCCCCTCTTCCCCTGGCGCCTCATCCTGGCCTCCGCCTCGCCCCGGCGCCGGCAGCTGCTGCAAGGGCTCGACCTGGCCGTGGAGATCACCAGCGTGGATGTGGACGAGACGCCGCCGCCCGGCATGCCCGAAGACCAGGTGGCCGAGCACCTTGCCCGCAAGAAGGCCCATGCCTGGAAGGGCGACCTGGCACCCGATCAAGTGCTCATCACCGCCGACACGACGGTGCTGCTCGACGATGCGGGTGGCCCGCACCTGCTGAACAAACCAGCCGACGAAGCCGATGCCCGGCGCATGCTGGCCATGCTCGCAGGGCGGACCCACCGGGTGATCACCGGCGTTTGCCTGCGCACGGCTTCGGGAGCGCAGAGCCTTGCCGACATCGCCATGGTTCGGTTCAGGGATCTGCGACCGGAGGAGATCGCATACTACGTGGAGCGGCATCATCCGCTGGACAAGGCCGGAGCATACGGTGTGCAGGACTGGATCGGATACACGGCCGTGGACCGGATCGAGGGCAGCTTCTACACGGTCATGGGCCTCCCCATGCACCGTGTGTACCAAGCGCTGCAAGCCCTGCCCCCACCGCACTGA
- a CDS encoding gliding motility-associated C-terminal domain-containing protein has protein sequence MKLFAPLRQALFASMAVLLGLPVQAQVPDQCLEIESILVDACIDLDACPGASEGQNEMVRFRTGAVAIALSELEADWPNNSWNGLVQDAGTAALTDALNATIQGCGWLVEPPQGIIPPGSQVLLITSTQMCTAANSFANLSDTLHIIFQAPGNTSGHFANHTNGGTVSPVPTGTSSLRTLVLTYLPSGCSDTVVYDRSLLTNSQGTYGGPSALNDGATAVFSWPGEAQATYVNYGCQAPFEPILVSVEEANGSLCNGTGSVQLTGAVSGAVASVLWQGGSGTFSDPASLITTYTAGPSDIGPVTIQLCAIGNCGAPICVDYTLPSGTGPTVTIDPSGPLDICPGQSLTLTASGADSYLWSTQEATAAVTITQPGTYSVTGTDACGTGTAQVEVAAGAVPEVTIAADGPAALCPGQTLTLTASGADAYVWSTAAATPAITVDQPGTYSVTGTNGCGEGQASITIAEGTEPLVIIALDGPSVLCPGQSVTLIASGADSFAWSTSELTPSIVVTQPGTYSVTGTNACGTGSAQVEIGAGIGPTVSISLDGPSVICPGQSVTLTATGADGYLWSTLATTASITVDQPGTYTVTGTNGCGTDDASAEVTAVVIGASFTAAPTEGEAPLTVQFTNTSVPVDAAVLWQFGDGAESSVTDPDHLYEEEGAYTVTLMVTSQGCTASAVTVILVTRGASGPSAVSVPNVFTPNGDGSNDQFRVTSTGLERFDLRIYNRYGQEMARLERPAQSWDGRTFAGEPASEGTYFFVLDARGLDGQEHKLHGTLTLLR, from the coding sequence ATGAAGCTTTTCGCTCCGTTGCGCCAGGCGCTGTTCGCCTCCATGGCGGTGCTCCTAGGCCTGCCCGTGCAGGCACAGGTGCCCGATCAGTGCCTGGAGATCGAGAGCATCCTGGTGGATGCCTGCATCGATCTGGATGCCTGCCCGGGGGCCTCGGAGGGCCAGAATGAGATGGTGCGCTTCAGGACGGGCGCCGTGGCCATCGCCCTCTCGGAGCTGGAGGCGGATTGGCCCAACAACAGCTGGAACGGCCTTGTGCAGGATGCCGGCACCGCGGCGCTGACCGACGCCCTGAATGCCACCATCCAAGGCTGCGGCTGGCTCGTGGAGCCGCCGCAGGGAATCATCCCGCCGGGCAGCCAGGTGCTGCTCATCACGAGCACCCAGATGTGCACGGCGGCCAACTCCTTCGCCAACCTCAGCGATACCCTGCACATCATCTTCCAGGCTCCCGGCAATACCAGTGGGCATTTCGCCAACCACACCAATGGCGGCACGGTGAGCCCCGTGCCTACGGGGACCTCCAGCCTGCGCACCCTTGTGCTCACCTACCTGCCCAGCGGCTGCAGCGATACCGTCGTGTACGACCGTTCCTTGCTCACGAACAGCCAAGGCACATACGGCGGCCCTTCGGCCCTGAACGATGGCGCCACTGCGGTCTTCTCCTGGCCCGGTGAGGCGCAGGCGACCTATGTGAATTATGGCTGCCAAGCCCCCTTCGAGCCCATCCTGGTGAGCGTGGAGGAAGCCAACGGAAGCCTCTGCAACGGAACCGGAAGCGTTCAGCTCACGGGTGCCGTCTCGGGAGCCGTGGCGAGCGTGCTCTGGCAGGGCGGCAGCGGCACGTTCAGTGATCCGGCATCGCTCATCACCACCTACACCGCGGGACCATCCGACATCGGCCCGGTGACCATCCAGCTCTGCGCCATCGGGAATTGCGGCGCACCCATCTGCGTGGATTACACCCTGCCGTCAGGGACGGGGCCGACCGTGACCATCGATCCTTCCGGCCCGTTGGATATCTGCCCCGGGCAAAGCTTGACGCTCACCGCAAGTGGCGCCGACAGCTACCTCTGGAGCACGCAGGAAGCAACGGCTGCCGTCACCATCACGCAGCCAGGCACCTATTCCGTGACAGGAACCGATGCATGCGGCACGGGCACTGCACAGGTGGAGGTGGCGGCCGGCGCAGTGCCTGAGGTGACGATTGCGGCCGATGGGCCTGCCGCGCTTTGTCCGGGGCAGACCCTCACCCTTACGGCCAGCGGTGCCGATGCCTACGTGTGGAGCACCGCCGCGGCAACCCCGGCAATCACCGTGGACCAGCCGGGGACCTATTCCGTGACCGGTACCAACGGCTGCGGCGAAGGCCAGGCCTCCATCACCATTGCCGAAGGCACCGAGCCGCTGGTGATCATCGCGCTCGACGGCCCTTCCGTGCTCTGCCCGGGCCAATCCGTCACCCTCATCGCCAGCGGTGCTGACAGTTTTGCCTGGAGCACCTCGGAGCTCACCCCCTCCATCGTGGTCACCCAGCCGGGGACCTACTCGGTAACCGGCACCAACGCCTGTGGCACCGGTTCCGCCCAGGTGGAGATCGGCGCGGGTATCGGCCCCACGGTGTCGATCTCGCTGGACGGCCCTTCGGTGATATGCCCTGGGCAAAGCGTGACCCTGACCGCCACCGGTGCGGACGGCTATCTCTGGAGCACGCTCGCGACCACGGCGTCCATCACCGTGGATCAACCGGGCACCTATACCGTGACGGGCACGAACGGCTGCGGCACCGATGATGCGTCCGCTGAGGTGACGGCGGTCGTGATCGGGGCATCTTTCACCGCAGCTCCTACCGAGGGGGAGGCACCGCTCACCGTGCAATTCACCAATACCAGCGTGCCAGTGGATGCCGCGGTCCTCTGGCAGTTCGGGGACGGCGCCGAGAGCAGCGTCACCGATCCCGACCACCTGTATGAGGAGGAGGGTGCCTACACCGTGACGCTCATGGTGACCAGCCAAGGTTGCACCGCTTCAGCGGTCACGGTGATCCTGGTTACACGAGGCGCTTCGGGCCCCAGCGCTGTCAGCGTACCTAACGTCTTCACGCCGAACGGCGATGGCAGCAATGACCAGTTCCGGGTGACCTCAACCGGACTGGAGCGGTTCGACCTCCGCATCTACAACCGGTACGGCCAGGAAATGGCCCGTCTCGAGCGCCCTGCCCAGTCCTGGGATGGCAGGACCTTTGCCGGTGAGCCCGCCTCAGAGGGCACCTACTTCTTCGTTCTGGACGCCCGGGGACTGGATGGTCAGGAGCACAAGCTGCACGGCACGCTCACCCTGTTGCGGTGA